The following DNA comes from Triticum aestivum cultivar Chinese Spring chromosome 3D, IWGSC CS RefSeq v2.1, whole genome shotgun sequence.
AGAAGTGGAGGGTCTCCTTGACGGTCATCTCGCCGGCGTGGACGTCGTTCTGGCTGATGTACGCCGCCGTCTTCTGCGGCACGAACTCGTCCAGGCCGTAGCCGTTGTACGTCACCTCCCCGCGCACCTTCAGAGTGGGGTCCAACTTGCCGGCCAGCGCCAGCAGAAGTGTCGTCTTGCCTGAAGACGGTGGGCCCAGCAGGAGCGTCATCCTGGAGCGAGGGAAAGCAGCAATTTGAATTCAGAGAGGCCTGTAATAACAGGTAAAGCCATGCATGTAGGAAGAGTATACGTACCTGGAGGGTCTTACGACGCCTGAGACGTCCTTGAGAATGTGGAGGGTCTTGGTCTTGGCGAGGCTGACCCCGGCGAGCCCCAGCATGGCGTCCACCGTGTCCAGCGTCGCGTTCGCCAGCGTCGGCAGCGCGCGGCTCCCCACGTGGCACTCCGCCTCCACATTCAGGTTCCTGAACCTCACCTCCGCCGTCGGGATCACGATGCCCGCGCTGCCAAAACCAAAACACGACACGAACAACAATCTCTAAGACGCATGCATGGTGACCACCCCGTGCACTGCACTCGCTCTCTTTCATGCCTTGAAACATCACACGCATATAGTACAGTAGATGTAGTACATGTTGACGTACGTACCGATCAATGCGCGCGCGGAGCTTCTTGAGGAAGCGCTCGTTGTCCTCCTCGGCGACCCGGAAGACGCTCTCCACGAAGGCCTGCCGCTGCGGGCCCTCCAGCATGCGCACGTCCACCTCCTCGTGCGCGAACCGCCGCCGCCCGGCCTGGGCCTCCGACCGCAGGATGCCCGTGCGCAGCCGCTCGAACGACGGCAGCCGCTCCAGCGCCGCCCACCGCAGCGCCTCCTCATCGTCGCTCTCCCCTGCCCCGCTCCGCCGCCGGGAGGACCCGCCCGAGAAGTACACGCTCACGTCCGGGCTCACGCTCTGCAGGCTGCGGCTGATCATCTCCATGGCGCCCGTGCATGCGCGCGTCTGCGGTGCTTCGATGTCGCCTGGTTACCGCTCGTTATTACTGCGAGTACGTACGTACGTGCGTGTATATGTAATACTATGTTGACATGGCACGCGCTGGCAGGGCACCAAAACCCGTGCTTAGAAAATGCCGGCTGCGTACGTATCATCGGCCGGCAGAATTCGTCGGTTTAGACGGATTAGGATATGCTAGCTAGCGTTTTGCAGCGCAGCTCCAGCACGCATATCATGATGTCATGAACCCATGATCGCAGGGGCATCACTGGATCGGACGGCCGAGACCGGTGTCGCGCACTCGGACGTGACAGCGAGCGTTTGCTCCGTAGAAATCCCGTAGCTGGAAACCTATTTTATTTTCTTGAATTCTCGGTCTACACTAGTGGCGGCAGGATTCTTCGACGGGACCAAACGAGCGCATGAGAGCCAAATGGTGAAGGGCGGGCATCTTGGTGTCCCAGTCGCATATTGGTGCCACTCTGATTGGAGCTGGGCGTCGGCGTCGTCTCTGAAGCGTTCAATGATTTGGGCGAAAGGTGACATTACCATTGCCTGGGCTAATTAGGCGACAAAAGGAGCATCAGATGGGCGGATGGAGTAACCTGGATTTATATCCCTCGCCTGGCCGGATGTGGGAGACTGATTAGGCGCCACTGTAGTCGCTGCTACTTGCTACACATGATAACGATGTTAACTATGCACTTGTGGGTGGATGAGAAAAGGTCCCAGCTGTGATGAAATGAGAAAAGGTCCCAGTTGTAATGAGCTCGGCCTCCTCGATGATAAGGTGATTGGCTTGGTTGGAGCTAGCGTCGCGTCGGTTTTAATTTCTACCAGCCAAGCCGGACAAAAATGACAACATTGGTGACAGAGCTGCCTACGGAAGTGCGGGCCAATACTATAGCTATAGCACCGATTGGCATGCATGAGAGCCAAAGTGTGAGCTTGGCCTCCTCGATGATCAGGTGCTTAGTTGGAGGCATCGGGTTTTCTGCACAAGCGAAGCCGGGACAAACATGACAACGTTATGATTCTCGCCGTTCTTCCCTGCGGCGTCATTACTGACATAGCTGCCTACGGATAAAAGGTATACGGGCACCGATTTGGTCAAAACGTACCTTGGCAACGGCAACAAAAATGATATGCGGTGAGCGTGGATCGAACACGCGACCTTCAGATCTTCAGTCTGACGCTCTCCCAACTGAGCTATCCCCGCTTGGTGATTTATGTCATCCACAAAGCCCATATAACTTAACTTCGTTTTCGAGATTCGAGTGCTACAGAAAATGGACAGTGCTTGTAGAACTAATGAATTACTCTCACACTGTGTTCGGATGTCTGAGTTAGACCCTTTGTATTGGATTTGGTATTGGCTACCTGCCATTCAGGCGTTCGGATGTTTACTGAAACGGGTCTGATACAGAGCGGAAATCGCGTCCACGCGCGCAGCCGTCCCGCGATACAGATGCCCGAGGCTCCGATTTGGGTCGAATTGACTTGATCCTGCAAAACGCAAAGCTTGGAGACAGCGCTCGCTCGAGACCTGCCCCTTCCTCCCCGCGCGAGACAGACCGCTTGTGCTGTACAGGGATCGGACAACTTTTCTTGTACATGAAGTAGCCGTGTTAGAGCATCTCTAACATACCCCTTAAATCGCCGACCCATATCGCACGTTTACAGTTCGCGGAAAACGTGTTCTGCGGGCTCGCGCGGGCTGCAGCCGAGCAGACACAGCATAGCGGAACCGTGAATATTCTGTTTTACGGTTCCACTATGCGGGGTTTGCTCGGTCGCAGCCCGCGCGAGCCCGCAAAACGCGTGTTTTTTCAAAAATTAACACGTACCTCGCATACGACAGTAATATGAATTCAAACAACATAAAATGTGAATATTATGAATCCAAATTACAATGATTATTCAAGACACCAAATAAAACCAATAATTCAATACAACAATTAGTCTGAATACAACAATGACGCCGATCACacacgaattaaatgaaatgaatGTTAAATTGGCTTGTGCCTTTGCCGATCACACAATACTGTCCGTGCCATGCCTTCGGGCAATTTTCCAAGTCCAACGCATGCAATCAACGCTTCCTAGCATGCCGGGCCAACCTCGCTTCTCATTTGCTGCCATCAACTTTATTGTGTCTTCTTCTTTGGGTGTACGAAGATAGACAGGACCAAAGACTCGGATCATCACTTTGGCAAACCTACGCACTGACTCAATTGTAGTATCTTCGCCAGTGCGAAGATACTCgtcggcatagtcagccggaatACCATATGCAATCACACGCATAGCAGCGGAGATTTTTTGGTAGGCGCTAAAACCCAACAAGCCCGCGGTGTTTCTCCTTTGAGTGAAAAAACTGGCAATTGGTCTCGCAAGCTTGCACAATTTTTACGAAGAGTGATCGGCGCATTCAATACCTTCTCTGGAAGAGGTGCGGCGGATAGGTTGGATTGtccgcgaagtagtcttgcatcaacatcatATTCTCGAGATGGCGGTTGCGAGGGATGCAAAGACGACCGACTGTCGAACTTCGCCATCTCTCGTGGTTTCGATCCTCCACCTCTTTCACGGCTAGGACCGCCACGACCATGTGCCGACGATGGCGCTCGAGCATCGATTCCACGTCCAAGTCGTCAGACGAGGACGAATCCTCGAGCAAAAATTGCTCGCACGGACTCAAATTCATCTAAAAAAACCAAATCAACGCTCGTATCAATGAAATTTCTGTGGCTGAGCTACAAGGGAAAGGAAAGAGGCTTAccagggcggcggcgaccagggGCGGGCGGCGCTCAAGGCGGTCGATccggggcggcggcgatgtcgcaGTGGCTCGGCTCGTCGGATCCGGGGCGGGCGGCGCGATTCCGCTGGCGAGAATGGCCGAAATcacaggcggcgggcggcggcggcgatggcgggcggCTGCGGGGAGCGCGCGCTGAAATATCCCTCCCGCCAACCGCTTTCACGGGATACAGGGCaccgacggggcggtggggcatgTTTTCCCGGGTTGGAAGGGGGTTTTACCGCGCCCTCAAAAAAATTTACAGGTCGGACGCTTTGAAGGTTTCTACTCGGGACACTTTTTTGCTGAAAACCGTAactggcggttattttgcgggtcaggGCAATTTAAGGggtttgctagagatgctcttaggcatCAGCAACCCGCAAAAAGTCTCACGCATCCGTCCACGGACAGGGGACCAGTCCGCGGATTtcgtacaaacatgacggatttcatacaaacatggcGTATTTAACTACATTTCGAACATTTAGAACAGAAGAAAAGACCCACCCCTAAACCCGTCCTACGACAGTGGTGCCCGGCGTCCAAGCCCGTGTCGTCCTCCTTCCGCTATCTCCATGAGCACCGATGATATGACCGATGAAGTCAAGGTGCGGTGTCCGGCGAGGAAGAGTTCAACACGTGAGACGGACCGGCCCACATGGGATACCAGGCCCCGACGCCTCCCATGGCCTACTCACCGTCGGACGAGTCTGCGCCTTGTCCGTCgccggtggacgtgaggtccatGAGGGAAATGGTGGCGCCTTGGCTGTCGTCGTCCCACTGGGCCGGCTGATGCTTCATCGGCGGCGCGTAGGAGGCGCAGCTGGCTATGTTCTCCTCCGTGATCGCCTGTAGCTTCGGCTGCCGCTTCCTGCCAAGTGACAGCCTGAGCGCGGATGGCATCGTAGATGGCACGCTGCTCCGCGATGAAATTTGGGTTCACCGCGGCCATGGCCGCCACTGCCTCCTCGCTCGCGCGCTCGCCGTAGATCTGGCCCTCTGTCGGTCGgtgctgctccaggaggaacaGGTTGTCCCGATGTTCCTCTTGCGCCAGTTGGAACACTGACAAAGGCACCGGCGCAGGCTGCACCTCCGCCATGGCGGTATTGAACTGTGTctgcgcctgctccatggtgaagccggcGTGCACATGAGGCGCGGGAGCCGGGACGGAGTCATCGGAGCCCGTCTCCATCGTGGTGTCGTCCTCGTCTTTGGAGACCTTGGGCGAGCTGGCCGGCAAGCCGGCCTCGATCCGCCTGGCATGGCGGCTATGCCAGGCGGCGACAAGGGCGGCCACCGCGTGCTTCATCTCCGGCGATAGACTGTCCCACAATGCTTTTTCGCTGGCTGTCATGGCGGATGCAATGTaagggaggaggatgtggagggGCTGGTGTTGTGGTGTTAGCCGGGTGTGGCCCCCTTTATATAGTGGATCCTAAGGCCAGGCGTTTGGGTGCGTCAATGCGCAGCGCTCGAGTGGGTTTCTCGGCCAGCGAGCCTACTTAATGGCGGCAGACGAATGGACACCAACATTGAACAGGCGTGGTAGATATCCGTCCCATCCTGTCTAGTCACGCGACTCCGGCATTGAACATGCGCGGACTCCAGAGACGCGTTGCGGGCGGCGTCCTCGACCGGCGTGCCGCTTCCATGATGGaggtagtgagaggtcgcgtccgcctcGCGCCGTCTTCAATGTTGAGTGGCGCGCTCTACATCAGCATGAATGCGGGCATCTGGCACCGGGTGGGAGCGCGTGTGGGAGGGGGGTATTTGGTTGGCCAGGTCGGTCAGAAAATGGGCTTGGGATCGGCCCGGACTCCCTCAAACCTCCCCCACGTTTGTCTTAGAATAAATCGCATCCGAACCGCTTCGCGAACCGATACAGGtcggcgttggatggcttccgctgTCCAGACAGCCCGGTCCAGACGATTGCGGGAGGTTTACGGTCCGTCTTGGAGATGACCTTGCCTATTAATAACCACTCCAATGTGTTCTGTCATGGACATTATATGAAAACTTCAGAAGTGACAACTTTTACAGTGGCAAATGATAAATTGTATATTTTTTACATGCATGAAATATCAAAGTGCATAATCGTTCAAAACAAAATGCACAAATTGATAAGTTCTCACATTCATAAATAGAGCATAAGTGTTCCAATACCAAATCACTATCTACACTCTAGTACAAAAAAGATGCTACATCTGATTTTAGATTTAAGAGACACAAACACATCTAAAGAGACCACATACTTGATAGGATAGTCAATCTATCAAAATGCCAAGAACGATAGAAAATGTGCAAACATATGTGGCCAAGATTTATGTGCTTGATAAAGTATGGAGAAAACTTGTTCAAAATATTACAAGATTTCTAGTATGTTGATTGAACTTTGGTTGTTTTTAGCAAAAGGGGTGATTTTAGTCAACTATTATGTTTGCAGTTGCAGCCTTTTCCAAGTTGGATAAAAAAATGTCTACATGGGAGCTTTCTTTCCCCTCTCGCAAGCCGACtagggaaagccttcctcctctcGATCTTCACCGATGAGCCCGTGGATTCGTCTCCCCTCCGCCTGCCGGTGGTGGGGAGGGGAGTTCTAGTGCCTCGGATCTGGCTAGTAGATAGGTAGGGTTTTAGTCCTCAAAGGGGCGGCGTTTGGACgaatggcgtgcttcttcttcgaGCCAGTCTTCCGGGCTCCGATACTCCTCAAGTTCGTCTGTTGGGACGAATTAGATGGATCTCTGGCGTAGATTCATGTCAGCTCTTTGGGGCgtgcgaggttagggtttctcgccaTGCGTGCGCATCAAGATATTTGGATCAGGTTCTTCAGATCTATTCAAGGATTCAATGTCAACAACTATGGCTCCGGGgtgctggtccttaggggcatgtgcacgaagacttcccggctgtcatcgacaaggtcaggtTACCTCTGGTATGGGAGCGGCGAGTGCGATGCGTCAGTGACTTGTTCTGGCAGCGGCAATGGTCATTCGGTGATCCAtggacctcgatgtaatttttattatgtttgaggtgttttGTATTTCAGTGAATTTTTACAATAGATCTGGTCCTTTTTGCGAAAAGAAGTCTTCCTTCTATCCCCCTCCTACCTCCTTCGTCGGTATGCCCGCTCCTTCATTGCTGCATTTGGGAGGGAGGGCATGATGCCACCACTTATTTCTGGTTATGTTGAGAGGAGATAGGTTGATGTTTGATAGAGGGGGTGTGGAGGAGTTCTAGGCAAGGAGAATGGGGCAGGACTAGATGGGTGGTGGCAGAGGTGATATGCATGGAGCAGGGGTGGACATATTGAGCCCATCAAGCCACCGCCTAGCTCGTTGCCTGAAGAGTGCATttgaaatcattatttttcctaaagTTTAATCATGTTACTCTTGGTTTTATCTAAATTTATTAATTAATTTCCACATTATCACTGACAAATCGCCGTATGTGCAAATCATATCCTTTTAATATTTTTCGTGTAGAATCACCGAGATATCAATGAAAAATCATCCACATTTGAGAAGCACTCATCAAGAGGAACACTCCCATATATCACACACCATAATCGGAGCTACCAGAAGACAATACCACCATTGGTAATGGCTCGTGCGATcgtgcctgttggaaatatgctctagaggcaataataaattagttattatcatatttccctatgtcggggaacgtagtaataattcaaaattttcctacgtgtcaccaagatcaatctaggagatgctagcaacgagagagagggagtgcatcttcatacccttgaagatcgctaagcggaagcgttacaagaatgcggttgatggagtcgtactcgcagcgattcaaatcgcggaagatccgatctagcgccaaacggacggcgcctccacgttcaacacacgtacagccccgggacgtctcctccttcttgatccagcaaggggagaggagaagttgagggagaactccagcagcacgacggcgtggtggcaatggagcttgtggttctccgacagagcttcgctaagcactacggaggaggaggaggagttggaggaggagagggctgcgccaggccagggggtgcggctgccctctctctccctcactatatataggggggagggggtggaggaggcgccctagagttccctaggggaggggcggcggccacaggggaaaccctagatggttttgggcgcccccacccctgggaaacatgccccccaagctgggaggggtggctgccctaggggaggcgcccccacctctccacgttacgtgagaggggttgggaggggcgcacagccccttagtgggctggtgtgccccctcccaacggcccataaggccccccaacgcttgccggggcctccgaaacacctttcggtcacgctggtcgtcacccagtactcccagaacaattccggactccaatacccttcgtccaatatatcgatcttcacctccggaccactctggagttcctcgtcacatccggatctcatccgggactccgaacaaccttcggtaaccacatactatttcccataacaactctagcgtcaccgaaccttaagtgtgtagaccctacgggttcgggaaccatgcagacatgaccgagacacctctccagccaataaccaatagcgggatctggatacccatattggctcccacatgttccacgatgatctcatcggatgaaccacgatgtccgggattcaatcaatcccgtatacaattccctttgtctatcggtatgttacttgcccgagattcgatcgtcggtatcccaatacctcgttcaatctcgttaccggcaagtctctttactcattccgtaacgcatgatcccatggctaactccttagtcacattgagctcattatgatgatgcattaccgagtgggcccagagatacctctccgtcatacggagtgacaaatcccagtctcgattcatgccaacccaacagacactttcggagatacctgtagtgcacctttatagccacccagttacgttgtgacgtttggtacacccaaagcattcctacggtatccgggagtttcacaacctcatggtctaaggaaacgatacttgacattagaaaagctctagcaaacgaactacacgatcttgtgctatgcttaggattgggtcttgtccatcacatcattctcctaatgatgtgatccctttatcaatgacatccaatgtccatggtcaggaaaccataaccatctattgatcaacgagctagtcaactagaggcttactagggacatgttgtggtctatgtattcacacatgtattatggtttccagttaatacaattatagcatgaacaatagacaattatcatgaacaatgaaatacaataataaccattttattattgcctctagggcatatttccaacagtctccacttgcactagagtcaataatctagttcacatcactatgtgattgtaatgaatccaacacccatggggtttgttcatatctcgcttgtgagataggttattagtcaacgagtctgaacctttca
Coding sequences within:
- the LOC123076323 gene encoding uncharacterized protein → MASTVSSVAFASVGSARLPTWHSASTFRFLNLTSAVGITMPARSMRARSFLRKRSLSSSATRKTLSTKACRCGPSSMRTSTSSCANRRRPAWASDRRMPVRSRSNDGSRSSAAHRSASSSSLSPAPLRRREDPPEKYTLTSGLTLCRLRLIISMAPVHARVCGASMSPVAAGFFDGTKRAHESQMVKGGHLGVPVAYWCHSDWSWASASSLKRSMIWAKGDITIAWAN